In Glycine max cultivar Williams 82 chromosome 4, Glycine_max_v4.0, whole genome shotgun sequence, the genomic stretch tacacacacccatctaaaaactaagctcacctccttgagaagctagagcttagctacacacacccatctaaaaactaatcTCAccctccttgacaaaatacatgaaaatacaaaaaaagtccctactacaaagactactcaaaatgccctgaaatacaaggctaaaaccctatacaactagaatggccaaaatacaaggcccaaaagaaggaaaaacctattctaatatttacaaagaagagtggatccaaccttgacccatgggctcaaaaatctatcctaaggttcatgagaaccctagggccttctttagtagctctagcccaagcctcttggattcttctatccaatacccttggggggtaggattgcatcatcccctccaccttggaaaggatttgacctcaaatcccgaggttcttgataCTCTGGGATCCCCCctgacacctgtaaaaagaataaaaacatatgtattagtggtgttgggtatgttagagtagggtaaggtctgaaaactcctttcatggacatcttcccatgagggaacatggttcctcaccaactcaatgagtggtgctacaagtatagaaaaatatgggacaaaccttttgtaaaagtttgataagtcatggcagccccagatttcccttatacttggtggagtgggccaatcaggagtgacctttattctctcagggtccgtgggaaccccttgatcactatttaaaatattaaggaaagtaatgcaataaagcgtaccttattttgtatttttatgttgattattcctacaaaaaaatacgacaaacctaaggtgtcccatatgagcacctaagtttgtattaaaaccaaaaataagaacaaacctacctaatgagtccctatgtacatgaatcatgaagacgttgggtgcatgactgattttacaaaagagggttgcaacgctcaacaaattcatcatatcacttattgtagggatttggtgcctaataatacctattttgggcaccaacaaagcacaaggatttaagctcttacgaaccaaaccctcatccaacaactccttcacttgaggaataacctcaagcccaagaggtgtggcagtgctaacaagtgtctttttacaaaggagatgatgtggaggttgtctaagaggggaagtttctttaatatttgtctttatttcaaaataaatttccttcttcgctaacctcttggaggagacacttacctccttacactcctccttaaccattaaaggttgttcttcttcatgggggtagatttcttcactagattcttccccttttgcttcttcactttcactagaggaaggtgacatagtagcctcatcttggctactataaatgtcttggcctctcataatcatggtttttgtggtggggcattgagaagtaatgtgtcctcttccaagacatttaaagcactttatagagctagttttctcttgcatactagccttagggccttgcttttctattgtcttccccttatcatctttgggcttagaaggtgtcacccctaagatgccttgaccttggtctttctttggataagagtgagagccataagattttgaagtagacttctttgtaagttgttgctctacccttatttcccaaactaagttagcctctacattgtctttcccatggaagtatgggaggttaatgttagtctcttgaggctttctttccttttctcttctatgggagtgaggtctaagatgtgacctatgccttccttcgtaatagtcacgaagttcttcacttaggctcttgcaagagttatgactactataggagacatgtttttctcttttcatttctttcattatttttcttctttcttcctctcttattttctttctttcatcttgacttatttcttccagtctttttttcctttttcttttctctcttgtttttctttccataacttgagggaactcaactcatctaagattctagataaagggtctttatgaatagtaccctcgccattaacactagatgaatgatgactcatgttggttcctaagttgtggttctttcttgttggaggtttgaaaacaaaaggtaaaagaaactatggttgaaactatccaaaataaacactaaaagaggtgtgaaagataagggaacaaactaattggtaaaaggaaagctatctaggcggtttgacaatggaaggtaaaggaaataagctatgaaagtaagcaagaaatgtagactaggcgaatcctaagagtgtttggatgaccacattcaaggttcccaacaaaacactcactatcctaaggaaaaattgcctaaaattattacacacaaatggaagtttggtaacctattggaggctcccaacacacttccaatgaaaggcctttttgttacaaaacttgaaagcaatgaaggtaagtaaattgcaaattacaaaattacaaaacggtcgtcaattttggtggttgttctctctttggtgattcactgaatttggagtgcttcttagtccaatagctcttaaggtggttggcccctttcttcttgactcaaattcttcaagggatggcatcaatcgtccttccaattccctatatggcaatccacaaacaaggaaacaaagagacaagcaataaccaaagaccaaaaaaaaatgaaatgaaagctaaaacaatggagttttaacaagaaaatttttcaaggattactcaacaattaaagcaatgaaaaggacatagaagcaatctaggactcaaagagaaacttagaatgactctagagtagagtaaaaaaactacaaaaaaagactcaacaaacctctagctttggcacttgttttcacagtaatttttaattgaaattttggaactaagattggtataacataggcaccaattatagaataaattttgagccaaaacaacaaacacgcttccctttcactttttttttcaggatactgatttttctgccaacttgtgtgatttttagtattttttccttttatccaaatcaattggttctttttttataacttttttacagatgtctagaaaattaattaaaactttcagctcaaaattcgaagtaaccaattctcagtaatttttacaagtttgtatgtccaagctgccagcaccagcgattttttttaagcatggtatattgattgccttgggcttactttcaaccttcctatgtatgttgaactcactaggattgtttaccacagtttttggagttcaatattcacttaggatcaacatttcagccagcaattcaatcaccaaaactcaaattcacaatagacacaatcataaggaaacctaaaagttcaagaaaaggttcacaatcaaagactctctaagaattttgcatgaacatgttaaggactaattaacatgaaagatttgactcaaatcaaataataggctaaaagaatttcatacactcatgcaaaaatgagttagacaaagaaacaagaaaataaaattcatcacaacataagaaatcttatgtgacaagtttcatgtctagacatgacttctatgacaaaactacaataggtgaacaagtcactctagatttttgaggttttattctactttaatgtttttgtaagaattttatggtttaggttttggccacaaaaaataacaagacaaaactcaaaggaacctaaactcaacacaattcatggttcaagaacaagaacaagaaatttgaaccatagaaaatcaaatctagcttctatagcaagtttaatcggtggaaactctaaagaatcatgttaacaacatttatcacaagacatgtgaggagatacatggaggtttaaggagcacctacttgaagctcttgtgctctgataccacttgatggaagcttgcttgtggggcttctatggaggatggatctttgagcttcaatgaggtccttcaatggtgattttccaccatggagatgcagcggaagagaaaggagaagaggtgagaggaggcgccatccactagggaataagccatggaagaaggagcttcaccaccaagatgagccttggataagaagcttggagaggatgcttcaatggaggaaaagaaagagggagagaaagagagaggggggagcacaaaattgaaggaagaaaaagggagagaagttgaactttgagttgtgtctcacaagactctcattcatcaaagttacaacaagtgttacacatgcttctatttatggattaggtagcttccttgagaagctttcttgagaaaacttccttgagaagcttctttgagaaaacttccttgagaagctagagcttagctacacacacccatctaaaactaagctcacctccttgagaagattccttgagaagctagagcttagctacacacacccatctaaaaactaagctcaccctccttgacaaaatacatgaaaatacaaaaaaaaaagtccctactacaaagactactcaaaatgccctgaaatacaaggctaaaaccctatactactagaatggccaaaatacaaggcccaaaagaaagaaaaacctattctaatatttacaaagaatagtggatccaaccttgacccatgggctcaaaaatctaccctaaggttcatgagaaccctaggtccttctttagtagctctagctcaagcctcttggagtcttctatccaatacccttgggaggtaggattgcatctcCTTTGATCTTCtttatcaatggagtcctttactTCTTGAAGATTAATGGAAGTGGaataaagaaggaagaaagatgattggagatgccacttcaaggagaagatgagtcaagaagatgttcaccaccataggaagccatggataagagcttgaaggtaagagaagatgagtggagggtgaaggagagaaggaccacgaaattttatgcctcaaaagagatctgaaatttgaagtgtaattctcaaattatcaaagttgaaaaaatgcacacacatggcttctatttatagcctaagtgtcacacaaaattagagggaaatttgaatttctattcaaatttcacttgaatttgaaattgaatttgtggagtcaaaatttcactaattatgataagtgaattttagctatggttcagcccactaatccaagatcaagtccaagattctccactaagtgtgcttaggtgtcatgaggcatgtaaagcatgaaggacatgcacaaagtgtgactatatgatgtggcaatgaggtgtagcaagcaaatgctcacctccccctctaaaatttaattggattgggcttctaccaattcaattaaatttatttcccaacacacacatcaaatatttacttatttcatgtgaaattacaaaactaccccgaatacaaaaactagtctaggtgtcctaaaatacaagggctgaaaaatcctacattttctaaggtaccctacctacattatggagccctaaatacaaggcccaaaaataataaaatcctaATCTAACATGTACatagataagtgggctcattcttagcccatgggcccaaaatctaccataaggctcatgagaaccctagggccttctccagcatctctggcccaatcttcttggagtcttctatccaatgcccttggggggtaggaatGCATGACAAAGTCCATCTAATAGGGTGTGATTGGTCAACTACTGCACAATGAGGTCGACTTCTTGTTCTATTGCCTCTACCCTGAAGCATGCTTTACTATCACTGGGATGCTTCATTGCTTTAAACAGGTTGAAGGTGACTTTTTGGTCTTCGATGCTCATCTCCAAGTTGTCATTCCCCATGTCCACAACTGACATTTCTCTATTGCAGTAAGCATGAATGGACGACCTAGCATCAGAGGAATATCGGAGTCCACTTCTATATCCATAATCATAAAGTCCACCGAAAAAGTGAATTGGCAGACCTTGACAAGGACATCTTCAACTACAACATATGGTATGGTGATAGAACGATTTATTAGCTGAAGCCTCATCCTAGTGGGAGCAATCTTCAGATTTCCAATCCTCCAACACACAGATAGGGACATCAAATTAATGCTTGCACCCAAATCCATGATAAACTTACCCACTGACACCTCCACAATAGAACATGGGATGGCTACACTCCCTGGGTCTTTGAACTTTTGTGGTAGAATCCTTTGAATCACAGCACTGCAATAAGCTTCCACCATGATGCTCTCATTGTTGATGTATTTGCCCTTTTTTGTGACCAGGTCCTTTAGAAATTTTGTACACATGGGCATTTGTTGCAAGGCCTCTTCGAAGGGTATGGTGATTTCTAACTTCTTGAATATGTCAAGGAAGCGGGCAAAGTATCACTCCCTCTCCTTATTTGATGGCACCAAGGGATAAGGGATGTCCTTTACTGAGGCTATGAGTATCTCCCTCCTATCTTCCTTAGCTAACTGATTGTTGGTCTTAGTGGATAAGACCTTTCCACCCATTTCcttgctctcttctttctcttcatcaCCCTCTTCTCTCATTTTAGTCTCTCTTTCCTCATTACTCACCTACTCCAATACTCCATCATTgctcttttttctctctacaTTCTCCCTCCTCTAGCTTCTGGTAAGGACTGCCTTGCATTCTTCCTTTGGATTCTTCTTAGTGTTGGCCACAAAACTCCCTGTGGACCTTTCAACCAGTTGCTTGGCTAGTTGATCCACTTGCACCTCTAGATTCTTGATGGCAAACTCAGTGCTCTTGTGATTTGATAATGACacttgcataaactgagtcagaGGGTCTTCTAGCTTGGTGGTCCTCTCATACATGTTGGGCCCTTGATTAGAAGGTCGGATGGATGGGCCACCTTGATCCTTGTTGAAGTTATTCCCATGATGGGATCTCCAACCTTGGCCTTGAGAAAAATTTCCCCCTTGATTGTAGCCAGGAGGTCCTCTGTGATGGAACCCTTGACAATTGGGATTGGCCATGTAGTTTACTTCTTTGGATGAATCGTCTTAGGCCATGCACATGCCTAACTCATGGGCCCCTCCAAAGATGTTGCACAACATGCAATTGTTGAGGAAGCTTGTTCATCATTTCTGTGAGGGTCTCTAGTTGCTTGTCTAGGAGCTTGTTTTGGGCTAGTAGTGTGTCTTGTGATGTGAACTCAAGAAGACTCTTCTTTGTAGGCATGTAAGCTCAATCACAAAGGATGGCATGGTCACTGGCTGCCATGTTTTCAATAAACTCCATAGCTTCATCAGGTgtcttcaatttgatctttccACCAGCGGAGGCATCAAGTAACTTTCGAATGAGGTCGCAAGCCATCAATGGATATATTCAGGTGAACCCTTGGGTAGGAGTCTTTCGGAGTAGACCATGGAAGCGGTCAAGAGCTTCTCTCAGTGATTCATCGGGGAATTGATGGAATGAAGAAATCTTCACCTTCCCCTCAGCGGTCTTGGACTCtggaaaatatttcttcaaaaacttCTCCACCACCTCTTCCAATGTTTGTAAGCTATTTCCCTTGAACGAGTGCATCCATCTTTTTGCTTCACCAGCCAAGGAGAAGAAGAACAAGTTGAGGCAGATGACATCTTCGTGAACTCTAGATATCTTCACCGTGTTGAAATCTCTATGTATGTAGGAAGATAGGCATATGGATCTTCATTAGGTAGCCCATAAAAGAGATTACCTTGGATCAACTGGATGAGGGAATGTGGATAAGTGATGTTGACAGCTTGAACTTTGGGTCGGGCTATGCTTGTGAAGTATTGAGGTGTAGAGGTACTAGAGTAGTCCTCTAGAGTGATTCTCTGTGGTCGGTCCTCTGCCATGATGTGTTCTTCAAAGTTGAGATATTGGAAGGAAGAAAAGGATACTAAGCATGATGGTTCTTGATTCCCttattctctctttctttttacagTGTTGTTTCTTCTACATGTTGCTTCAATCTTTAGATCCAATGGAACAAGATTGTTTCCTCgcatacaagaaagaaaaatactacCGTGCACGTTatcatagaaaaattaaaagctaaaaattaagaaaaaaaagtgaataaggaaatttgaaaattaaaataaattttttgaaaatttaaaaattcaaaataaacaaaaatagagtATCCAAAATATCAagtacaaagaacaaaatccttggcaacgacgccaaaaacttgttgatggattggcaagtgcaccaattcatcccaagtagtaaagttaaaagggaagtccgagtgttgaatccacagggactttgtttgtacttaggtagatgaatatttgattaagaaaaagatttggAAAAAGGTTGTACCAAAACAGTAAATTAAATtgctaaaaattaaatcaaacaagagaAGAAATTAACCATGAATTTGAGAAAATCCAATATTGTTGTAAAAAGGAAATttagaagatgagaatgttaggaacttagcctaccagagttactctttgatgtaatattaatgatttttctctatttataattattccaatttacacCTGCATCTACTAGTATACTCTAACCAAGATCTCTCTAGCAAAAGAGCCTAACTTATTTATcttctctcccaaatccctttgcaaagctaagatagtaaattgcattaagaatagagatgtataGCAGgctaaacaaaatcaacctATCCTTAGTGATGATTCTATTTAGATACCCTTTCCCaaatctattagaaaataatgtttcctaatgctacccctaaaacttaccatgcaaatggtTGATCAAGCAACAAGCAATAATACTAAGCACAAGAAAGGATaaagtaatattattaaatagataggaagagaaaattACATCAAAAGTAGTAGGCTTCCAAGTTCCCAGCAAAAAGGGGGTtcagcctctcattgtcatggaggctttacaattgcaagagggGAATATTTAGTAAAAGGGAGAATagataagaaagggaatggaggCAAGGAATGACTCCCAATgcttgcttctccttcttctagccTTTTCCTTCTATAAGGAATTGTTTTCTCATGAATTTTCTAtgtattttttccttcttctttctcctacTTTTATAGGTGCAGATCAACTTAGTTTTTATGCAACCTTTCTTCCTAAATCTCTtagaaatttcacaacaatttctAAGAGATTTAGGAAGCGCGTGGGCCGCGCTAAGTGTGACTCTTTCCTGATTTAGCCTTCATTCCTCAATTAGCcctgttttccttaattatccTGTTGGCGCTAAGCCTGCTGTTCCCGCTAAGCCTGAGCCTTGTGCTGACCGCCGTGAACATGCTAAGTGCGCCTCTTCAGAATTCCAATTTTGCTCTTTTgggctttattttactcactaagcattaaaaaaaattcatcaacttttaatattctttgcacaaaaacttaaatgatattaaattaacaattattttctcaaaagaGAAGAATTAGGAGAGAGAAATTAcaaattcttatataatttaacccaaaatatactcataattagtAGTTATCACAAGTCCAACCCTAGTTATCTAAACCATCAATTTCACAATACTATTGTAATTGTTTAAGCTTAGTCATTCCCTTAGCTcgtttttattctcatttctttatattttatgcaTTCAACACAACCAATTGATAAATGCTTTTTAAAAACTTGAgtttttaattcctaattaCCCGAGTATAGACTAGTCCTTTAGGAGACAACTTGGATGCAAGTACAATTACTTTTTTGAAACTTGATTACACCTGACCATACAAAAAATCCATAACAAGTTTTTGGTGTCGTTGTCAGGGACTAGTGTCTCAAATTtagacaatttaaaattaaattctagaGTTTTTTGCTTTCaacattttatttgattttattttcccttttcttttccttctaatAATTTCTTTCTAGTTTGCTTGACTGTTTTGTATGTCAGGCTATACTGGCACAAGGAGTACAACTAATTCTGAAGACTTAATTCCTAAGAATCCGAAAATAGAAGTAATCCTTTGTTGCTTGACCAGACAAGTCAATCGAGCAAAACAATTGGCTAAGGAGCAGCAATAGGGCGAAGGTTCATCATCTTTCATTAAACCTTCAACCCTTCTCCTTGAAGGACTGAAGTTCAATGAACCAAAAAGTGAGGAATCAATGATGACAACCCCACGAGAGCAAAATATGGGTGAATTGGCTATTAGGAAGGGTGTTGAAGTCTATCAACCAATCAGACCACTACCAAAATACATCCGATCAACTTTCCTTCATGGGTGCACAACAACCTACATCACAATCAGTTTATGGGATCCACTAGTGAAGAACCTCATGGTCACCTGACAAGGTTCCTACAATTGTGGGTTTCAATAAGGCTACCCAACATCAATGAGGAGCATACCAAGCTCAtcctttttcctttctctttgggAGGAAATTCCACTACATGGTTGAACTCACATTCTAACCATAGTCTAACCACCTAGGGTGAAGTCAAGGAGAAGTTTCTTAATTACTCCTTCCCAGAAACAAGGGTGGAAGCTATAAGAGAAaatattgtcaattttagacAATTTGCCACAGAGTCTCTGTTTGATGTTTGGGAGAAATACAAAGCTCTACTCCGCAGTTACCCTAGTCATGGTTATTCAAGGTATAGCGAAATTTCCATGTTCCTAAAGTGGATCACTCATGAGTATAGAAGGATGGTGAATTTCGTTGGTAAGGGTAATTTCTTGAACAAAACCCTCACCGAGGTCAAGAAGATCATTAAAGACTTGGCTGCTAGCGATTAGAATCTGGATTATGGTAGAGTAACTCTTCAGAAGGGTATATATGAGTTGAACACCATCACAAAGCAAATGCAATAGTTGCCAAGGAAACTTTAGTCCAAGCATAACACCTCGCATCAAGTTTTTAGTAGTGAACAAAGTGGGGGACAACATTCTTCTCAATGTGAGACTATATGGACAACAAGAGAAAGTTCACTATATAAAAAATCAGTCAAGGAAACCGTGCAACAACAATTATCAACAGAAAGGCTTCCAGAATTCTAATGGAAATTACCACCAAAATGCAAATTTCAGTCTTGCACAAGTCAAGCCACCATTACAAACCAAAATTTGTATGATCGGATTTCTAAAATAGAGAACAATAACAGTAGATTAGAGGAAACTATTGATAAAATCACTGACTTATCGATTGCCTCCATTGCTAACCAAAAGAACACATACGCATCCATCAAGAACTTAGAGATACAAGTGAGTCAATTGACAAAACAACATTAGAGCAGTTCAATTatgttttcaacaacaacaaaagaaaatcctaAAGGGCATTGCAATGCTATCAGGACTAGGAGTGGGCTGGTAATTCCAGATAGAGTGGCGGAAAAGGAGAAGGATCAAATAGAAAGGGGggagaaaaaccaaaagagagCGATGAAGAGGTGGCTCATGACCCACCAAAGAGCAAAAGTCAACTTGTGAGAGAAAGGAAGTTCATTCCCAgtaccccccttcttaagagaGAAGCCATATCCTCTCATTCCAACAAAAAAAGGACAAGGAGAAGCATTATGCACGCTTCTTGGAATTGTTCAATCAACTCAATATTATTATTCCATTCTTAGAAGCATTGGAGCAAATGACGGTATACTCTGAGTACATGAAGGACTTGTTAACCATGAAAATGAGCATAAGAGATGAAAGCATGGGGACCTTAAAGGCTGGCTATAGTGCCATTATTCATAAGTCCTTGTCAATTGGGAATGCATTCCTCGATTTAGGAGCTAGCATCAACTTAATGCCCTTATCTATGTTAGAGAGAATCAGGAATGTAGAAGTGAATGAGACTTACATAACTGTTCAACTGGCAGATTGTTCCATCAGAATCCCTCATGGAGTGGTGGATAACATGTTGGTTGATGTGGGAAATTCACATTGTCGAATAACTTTGTCATTATGGATATAAAGGAAGACTTGGACATTCTCTTAATCTTAGGAAGACCCTATTCATGAACACAACAATGTCGTTATTAGTGTTGTGGTATGGAAATTCATAATACGAGTAGGTGGGAAAGAGCTAACCTTTAATGTGTTTCAAGCTATGCAACACCGAAAGGACAAATAAGGTTGTTTCAAAATAGATGTCACCGATGAAGCCATTAAAGAGCATGTCATACAACTATGTGTGAAGACATTCATTTGATTCCTGAACTAAGAAGAGTACCTAACTGAGATTAGCCACAGGTCAATACCAATTATGCTCCTTTAATTCTTAAATGTTAATGCTAGTTATTTAGATTGATTTTCCAAGACATTAGAAATTAGTCTAAATAACTTAGACTTTTTCACCTAAGACATTAGGGTTAGAATATAACTATGAATTGAGGATAAATTGCATGAATAACTAGATATATTGGGATTATTGCAttgaaaaaatgagaaattatcTTTCCTTAAGTCCCTTCTTACTCTTATTTTCTTGCATGGTTACATAGTAGCTTCCATTAGAAGTGTTGTAGGAGCATAGGAAGTTATCTTTCCTTAAATTAACAttttagcttcttttttagaTTTCGTGGTAAGGTTGTTAGAAATTATAAACTGTTGTTACTTGGGTATTTTAGTATGTGGAAACCTGTTTGATGGGTTTAGGATTCCATTTGGGTTGATTTGGAAGCCATTGAAAGTGATAAAAACTCTTTTTTCAAAGCTTTGCGAGGTCATGGTGCTTAAATGAATATTTACTCACGCTTAACCGAGATGATATGTAGGGAAAAATGGGCTATTGGTTTTCAAGCTTAAGCGTGGCTACAACCATGCTTAAGCATAGGTAAAGTTGGGCTTAAGCATGACCAAGCTTAAGTGTAGGCTAGGTGTTAATGTTTTAATTACGTTAGGATTTACATTGGCTAGGTGTTAAGTGTAGGCTAGGTGATAAACTCTAAATCACTTGCCTTGATTCCCAATCCCTTGGCAAGCCAACACAAGCAATCAGCATTATCATTTTGGAATTAGTGTAcagataaccgcttgggtatcttcgtacgtcacctgactttacgggtcaggatgacagaaagcgtggaagacgacgtaagtctccgcgtgtcaacgggttcGTTGGCCcccgattgacaaagggtgcagaagacgacattagtctctgcatgctaccggactctgagtCTGGCGGATagtgaaagagtgtttatatgAATAACCCCTTGGGtatatccgcctgccacctaacttcatggGTTAGGATCAACAGAAATCAATTGTGCGGATAATCACTTGGATATCTCCGCAcatcacctgacttcacgggtcaggatgacagaaaccgtttgtacggataaccgcttgggtatctccgtacgtcacctgacttcacgggtcaggatgacagaaggCGTGAAAGACGACGTAAGTCTCCATGTGTCAACGAGTTCGTTGGCCcccgattgacaaagggtgcagaagatgacgttagtctctgcatgctaccagactctgagtctgacggatagcgaaagagtgtttatacggacaaccacttgggtatctccgccagccacctaacttcacgggttaggatcaACAGAAATCATTTGTGCAGATAATCACTTGTGTATCTCCGGATGTCATCGGACTCACAGGTCAcgatagcaaaaggtggggtggttgacaaaagcgaggcttttgctcctacgtatcctccatttgtgatgaggaactcagacctacgtagttctttcttttgtgATGTGCGAGACTGAAATAGTC encodes the following:
- the LOC102662385 gene encoding uncharacterized protein is translated as MCTKFLKDLVTKKGKYINNESIMVEAYCSAVIQRILPQKFKDPGSVAIPCSIVEVSVGKFIMDLGASINLMSLSVCWRIGNLKIAPTRMRLQLINRSITIPYVVVEDVLVKVCQFTFSVDFMIMDIEVDSDIPLMLGRPFMLTAIEKCQLWTWGMTTWR